The DNA window ccaaggacaacaaggaaggagctccgggaagatctcatggcagtggggacattggtttcagtcaataccataaataacgtactctaccgcaatggtctccgttccagacgagccagtaaggtacctttactttcaaagcatcatgtcaaggctcatctacagtttgctcatgatcacttggaggactctgagacagactggttcaaggttctctggtctgatgagaccaagatcgagatctttggtgccaaccacacacgtgacgtttggagactggatggcactgcatacgaccccaagaataccatccctacagtcaagcatggtggtggcagcatcatgctgtggggctgtttctcagccaaggtgcctggccatctggtccgcatccatgggaagatggatagcacggcctacctggagattttggccaagaacctccgctcctccatcaaggatcttaagatgggttgtcatttcatcttccaacaagacaacgacccaaagcacacagccaagaaaaccaaggcctggttcaagagggaaaaaatcaaggtgttgcagtggcctagtcagtctcctgaccttaacccaattgaaaacttgtggaaggagctcaagattaaagtccacatgagacacccaaagaacctagataacttggaaaagatctgcaggaaggagtgggccaagataactccagagacctgtgccggcctgatcaggtcttataaaagacgattattagctgtaattgtaaacaagggttattccacaaaatattaaacctaggggttgaataataattgacccacacttttatgttgaaaatgtattaaaatttaactgagcaacataacttgttggtttgtaagatttatgcatctgttaataaatcctgctcttgtttgaagtttgcaggctctaacttatttggatcttatcaaacctgctaaatctgcagggggttgaatactacttgtaggcactgtataatattgTGATATACAGCACTGTGCAAAAAGTTTTAGGAGGCTGTGTAAaataatgctgcaaagtaagaagctTTCAAAATTAGAATTGTTAGTTTATTTTTAGCATTTTAAAAAATGCAAAGTGAGTGAAGAAAAAAGAAATCTATATCTAATGTCTAGTTGGAGCAACCGCCCTCTTCCTTTAAACACTTAACAACGGAGCCAGTTTTTACTTGAagaggccaaatttttcaaatcagACTAGTGTCACTTCATGTTATCATTACTCTGAAATGCTTCATGTCATGATTCTGAAATAGGttttttttcattacatattgTACCTTAtgctagtggtaaatttaggtcattATGATttgagtttatttaaaaaaaaagtttgaaatttGATGAAAAGTTTTAAAtttttcaaattttgaatttttatgcccttttaACAGACAGTCAAACCCTAAATGTAATTAATAAGTGATAATTTCCACATGtttacatcattttttaaattttttttaaagattttttgttAATAGAAACATGAAAGGATTAAACGTTTAGCATCAGTTTTTCAtttctccaacaaaatttacaaaacctattttctttggggcctatatgacagaaaatgcaCAAAAGTGACCcacttttaaaaactgcacccaaaaaggtATTGAAAACCACATTTAGGAAATTTGTTAAACCCTGAAGTGCTTCACAAGAATTGAAACAaagtgggaattttttttttataaagttataGTTATTTTAAACAAAAATATTGTTGTAacctcaaatttttcattttaacaaGGGTTACAGGAGACATTAGAtcttataatttgttgtgcaagttATACTGCATAGGACAATAATCCATGTGAGGTCAGAAACCTCTGGGCCCAGAAATTAAAGAGAgatattttaattttggaaagcaAGGCTGGAATAGATTGCGAATACTACATTGCATTTTCCGAGCTCCAAAGGTGCTTATACTGTAATCCCCCCCACAATTGACTTGTAGAAACAAACACTGTTCTAGAGCATGAAGAGAAATTCCAggcaaaaaaatgtaaattggATTTTACTCAGTCCCATGGAGGTTTACATCTCTTATAATGACCTGAAAGCCACCAATTCAAAGATATAATGTCAAATGGAGAAGGAGAACTGGGTATTCTGTGCTGTTTGTAAGGATCCAGATGAAGAATACAGAAGACAGATTAACGTGATTTATTTTCAACGTGTtttgccatcaatgtaaaagtagtggacaacccctttaaggtttttTAACCTATTGTTGGAGATATTCAGTTCAGCAAAATGGCATATTGCTGTGTGATTTACAAAAAATCTATATTCTTGTGAATATGAATTTTTGTAAggttcaagtagaattcaattccactcagaTAATATCACTCATTTCTATTAGAGACTAATAGTTACATTTGACCAACACAAACAAGTATTTTGAAGTAGAAGATCACGGGCATTTATTGCAGTTATCATTTCTTTCATCCATAATTTATGGACAAATTGAAACTAAAAATTGGAAATCTAGAAGATAAATATTTTACTTTCACCATTATCCCATGATATAGAGTTATAGAAATAATTGTTTTCCATTTTCTTTACTACAACAGCTAGCCAACAAAATCCAACAGGGAAAAGCCCGCAAATCCTGAAAGCCGGACCTGGAAAATCTGTGACCATAAAATGCCCTATGGAGCCTGACACGAGCCAGTTCACACTACTCTGGACATTTGGCTATGAACGTGAAAACATTGCTCAACACCAGCGTTACAAAAATAGAATGGATCTTAATGTGGAAATGACTATTAATCACCTGACAGAGGAAGACGCAGGAACCTACTTCTGCCATTTGAAAAGTGGTTCAAAAGTAGTAGAAACAGGAGTAGTACTGGAAGTGACCCCAACACCAGATCTTACAGGTATTATATAGTTATAAGGCATGCTCAGATGAAAGCTGTACAATGTGTATGAACCATAATTGTTCAATGCCCTCTCCAGGAGCCAACGCAATGTGCTTCCTCTATACACCGTATGGAATTCTAGAAGTAATGCTTCTAGGAGAGGATGACACGAAAGTCCGAAATCTCATGGAAGTTGCAATATTTAATTTTATGCAGCGTGAAATCGGAGGCTTGGGTTTATAATAGGTCAATAAAATGGTCACTATGATCCCCACAGCACTGGCAATCACAATGATACACATAACAGTCCCATTTGCAGTGAGACATAAAACAATAGTAGTAAAACAATAGTGTATGCCTCAGTTCCTGTTGCAGTCCCACAAATAGTAAACCCCTTTAACATCCTGTGAAAGatgttgatgaaaaactaaaatttCTTTTCAGCTGCGATTGAGGTATTTTTAGAATATACACTTTTCTGATGCACATTGACAGTACCTCTCATTCAAATTAGCAGTTTTCCTTTGAGAAATGGGTGCAGTTGGGAGAGAAGGACGTCCTACTGAAACTACCACCTTATGAAACCTTAAAGCTTGTCCAAATCCTGATGAAACAAATAATACCTCTGCACTAAGTAAATAAATAGTAgtaatatacagtatgtaaaaACTTAGGGTGCTAAGTtgacattttttttaatgaaaaaagcATAAAATCCATCCCACCACACCTGTACATGTTACACTTATACTAACATGTATGCTGGGCTATATGTTTGTGTTTAAAACAAATTAACAATTATCCACTACTATACTATGTATAtaggagaagaaaaaagaaaaatcagcTCACCCAGGTCTATGGAGACTCCAATGGGAGACAGGTGCAAGGATAGAGGCCGGCCACGCCAGCAGATTCCACACAAAgcaaaaatatccagcatccacgtccaggtgAAATATAAAAGTTGTATCTTTATTCAGAATCCATTAAAAACATAGGGTGATGAACATCACATCCCCAACAAATATAAAAGTCCTCTTGGACCCCTCATACAGATTTCCATCTGTATGAGGGGTCCAAGAGGACTTTTATATTTGTTGGGGATGTGATGTTCATCACCCTATGTTTTTAATGGATTCTGAATAAAGATACAACTTTTATATTTcacctggacgtggatgctggatatttttgcTTTGTGTAtactatgtatatgtatattatatatatatatatatatataccgtatatatatatatatatatatatatatatatatatatatatatatatatatatatatatatatatatatatatataaagcattgttgatggtaaaaaaaattgcatggtttatttttttacattttacctccttcttgtaagtaatatcattttacaattagcaccatatagtaattttggccaacatcttgttgtAATGCCCCCATGCTGGTTCCCAACTTGTAGTAATGTTACCATCATGGtactctccttgtagtaatgtgctctttCTTGTTTTcttgttcccatccttgtctccatcctgtagtactgtgccccatccttgcccccatcctacagtaatgtacccatccttgtccccatcctgtagtaatgtgcccatccttgtccccatcctgtaatattgtgctcatccttgtcctcatcctgtagtaatgtgtccatccttatccccattctgtagtaatgtgcctatccttgccccatcctctagtaatatccccatcctgtagtaatgtgccctttccttGTCCCCTTTTAACAATGTATCCTATTAtgccattcttcacatacacataaaaaaaaaatattcttctcacctgtcctctgttcccttggtgtcctctttcctgcttcttgAGGCCTGCAGACCCGTGTATTTCTTGATGATCACGGCTGGTGCAGTCAGCACTTTATTGCAGTTGAATGATTTACCAGCACCGTGCAGAGAAGGTCTTTGCACTATACCAGTGGCAGAcattggccaatcagaggccagcagctgacatcgatGTATGAGTTCCTCCCttattctttatttcctcctgagcaagtattgttttacctttgtgtgtgtgcagtgagtttgagttttgatttttccctgtctgcctatttgtgtgggataaaacccctcctgtcccggccctccccgGGGGTAGGGAAGAGGCAGTATAGACCAAGTGTAACAtgtaatactgtttgtatagagtcgcATGCGAGGGTGCAATGGAACACAGGAGACACAGATTTGATTagcagttcttgtattacttcatacaagtaagagCATAAATCAGGAGAAGGGGTAAATACACAGGGTATGGAGGCAGGAAACAAGGCAAGCCAGAATAAATCTTCAAGCTCAGCAAACGTCTCTTACTTTCCTTGTAGCGTTGATGGCAAAGCTGAATGGTTCCTGTGAAGACACTAGTTCCAGGGATGCAAAGCAGAGGACAGCTGTAAGGTAGTTTAGTCCACAAGGCTTCAGGAGAGCAAGTTACTGACAGGCTGCGGACAGGATTCCGAAGCACTGGTCAATCAGCTGAGGCGGCCTAAGTAGGTAATTACCAGAAAACAGGGCGAGAatgtagaagctgaggaatccatgttGGCTGAAGGCAATGAGTGGGCAGCAGAACAGGAAACAAGATGGAaacaaaacagattaaagcaaaattgacagaaaacatggagaaaaatcTGGGAACCCAGGAGCTAAGGTTAGGAAGGcagcccaaacatcatcaccattagatgtatctttGGGAATATGGACAGCTAAGGCCACCCTAGCCCTAGGGCCAGTGAAGGTTTCCCTGTTTCAAGTTACCTCATCACACCCCATGACAAGGAGTCACATGTACAATGAATAGATCAGAGGCCAAATATATGCACCTCTGCTCCATTAGCGAGTAGATGGACCTTGAGCAAACAGTAAGTTATTCCCTATTCTATAGGTAAGGGATTACATGTCATGATGGGAAGAATACTCTATTAAGGAAAGTTCTACAGCATACAGTGAAACTCCATGCAAAAATGTTTTAATTGCCAGAATGCCACCAATGCAAAAATGCCCTAATATTCTGTATGTATAAGCAGCTGAAGCCTGAGCTGATCATGGCCATCTGACTAATAAACAAGACCTGCCTGAGTCACTGGACAGACAGTATAAGAATCGCACAACTATATTTGTAGCTTTGATACTTAGGTGGCTTATACGTAATACTGTTCAGTAGTCAAATCCAGCTTCATCTGTGGCCTATTAGCCAATGGAAGCTGTGAAAAGGCATCAATTATGTAAATTCGGTAGATACTGTTGATATGTCACTATGATACATATAATCAAAGGACTGGTGTAGTGCAGACTTAAGACACTTGTTGCTGTTAATCACTGCTATATTAAATTCTGCAAAAAGATGGCGGAATTTCTTAAACCGAACTATGCAATAACAGTCTCGGGCACTTATTTGTCTCTAAAAAGGAAtagaaaaaaagattcttctccccAATTTTGGTCTTATTGGTTCCTTTCCTGGATTCCCTAATTGTAAGCTCTCTGCTTCCATTCTCTTTCTCCATTACTCTGCTGCCAATAATGCAGACCTGCTAGAGATAGGACCAGTGTGCCAACTTCATACCATCAAGCATTCCACTTACTCATCTTTGCCCTCTGCAACTCCTTGTTCCAAAACTGTTCCCAGAATACTTCCTTGGCTATAAGGTGTCTCTTTCTCTGTACTAGACAACCATCGTCTGCATAAACTTAACATATTCCCTTCCACCTATTCTATGTAAGAGGACAGAATTGATTTTCACAGCTCACATCTGCCCTAATAATTGCCACCAAAGGATTCTGCTGCCCTCGCTTTTCATTTCTTCATTGAGTTTGGCCAAGACAAATATGTATTTTGGAGTAGAAGATCACGAATGTTCATTGGAGTTATAAATTCTTTCTTCCAGAAGTTGGAAATTTAGATAATAACATAGTTCACTTTTTCCATTATTAGATGATATTGAGTTAAATACCTTACTGTTTTCATTTTCTTTTCTATAACAGGTGATCTATGCAATGCCACCTGCATAAGCCCACAAATACAGAAAGCTGAAGCTGGAGAATCTGTGACCATAAAATGCCCTATTATTCCTGACACAAGCCGATTCTCACTAGTGTGGACTTTTGGGTATGAGCGTGAAAATCTTTCTCATCATCAACGCTACAAAAATAGAACCAAACTTGGCGAATTAAATATGGAAATAACTATTAGTAACCTGACAAAGGAAGACTCGGGGATTTACTTCTGTCAGTGCGAAAGCATCTCGAAGGCTACAGAATCAGGAGTCGTACTGGAAGTGATCGCAACACCAGATCATGCAGGTACTATAATGTTATAAGAAGAGTTGGTATGAATTGATTGCAGGACCTGGTATATTGGCCATGACAGAAATCTGTGGTCATAAGAGAACTCCCTCCTTCCTCCAAGAATctgtggctcttcttttgattagccgacCTGGAATAATGTCACAGTTGTTGTTAGCTTAAAAGCGATTCTCATGGCTCCCGTCCAGCGAACAAAGATAACTGTTATGGACAATGGCCTTAGTCAGGTGAATCAATTCTTCATCTCTAGTTATACGGAATTCTCAGATGAAAGCTTTACAATAGGTATGGACCATAAGTAGTCAGTGATCCCTGTAGGAATTTTCAGAAAGCTTCACTGGATTGAACGCTAGAAGTTATGCTTCTAGGAAACGATACCACCAAAATCCAAAGTTTCATGGAATGAACCATGATTTAATCTCATGCGGTGTGAAATCAGAGGCATAGATTGATAACAGTACCAATCACAACTACACATATAACATTTACATAGGAAAAAAATGGTAGTAGATACAGTAGCACACAGTCCCAGCTGCAGCGACAGTTATAGTACGCTGTTTAACAGTCGATGACAGGTGTTGATGAAGACCTGATAATTTTTTTCCAGTTGACATGAAGGGTATAGCCACACTTTGCCGATCAGCTGCCCATTGACAGTAGGTCTCACTGAAACTTGAAAGTTCATAAACATTTGCAACGCTGTAGTTTACAGTCCACCACTCCCATTTATCAGCCATTTAAGGCTGGAGGACCACCAGTTGGCCTACAGAGATTAATAGAAATCCCATGCCAACTGTGTATGTATGGcctgcagtgaaaactgacctgcctTGCGGCTTTCtgagccgcaagcatgtcaattctttgctgtggactTGCAAGtgttctccgtagggagaacagaaAAGACCACAGCGCTCTGAACCCTCatcgtgggcatgagcagctgcggtGTCCTGCATTCTCCtatggaggagactcgtggccccaaaGATCAGGACCCGTTGAGTCcaggacgcagcgagtcctgatcatgggaatATACCCTTAAAGATGAGGCAATGGTTCATGGGTATGCAAATTAGATTTCCTCCAGAAGGAAGAGAACTGCCTTTGTTGTGCCAACTATTGGAGGTAGCCAGTCTATGAGTCAATGTCTAACCGGGCAGAGGAAATCAAACGCAGTCTGCCTGATTGCAGCTGTGTATGTTTTACTCCAGCCACAGCATTTAAGAGAAAACATGTTATGGGAAGTCTCTGCCTAATTGGAGGCAGGTTTCTGGCAGATTTGCTCTGCCCCAGCCCATTTCATGGGCAGCTCTGTCCCTATTTCTTTGTGTTAGAAAATACCTGTTAGCCTAGAGTATCGGGGCAGGGATAAACCACCACAAATTTGCCACGGACTAGCCAGCCAAGACGTATAGTACCCGGTCGGCCTTTAAGagtatttttttcccctaaaacatACATGGTTGCATTAATGCAGCCATACTCTGATTCATGATGTCCATAGTacgggcagcatgaatctgatAAGAGATTCTGTTTAACAATCGTTGGCAGAAGACAGAATCTGTAACCAAATCATAGTCTTTTTCAAAAGCAAATGACACCTATTGGCAAACAGGTGAGTGGGATTTTTTTGGCCATCATTATTATGGTTGAACAtgatgacccttttttttttttttcaaccaatATAACGATGTAATCCACTTCTTTATTAGGTGCTGGTGACAATAATCAAAATTGGAATATCTTCAAAA is part of the Anomaloglossus baeobatrachus isolate aAnoBae1 chromosome 9, aAnoBae1.hap1, whole genome shotgun sequence genome and encodes:
- the LOC142250366 gene encoding polymeric immunoglobulin receptor-like; translated protein: MELSVKLSIFSLLGFLLHIASQQNPTGKSPQILKAGPGKSVTIKCPMEPDTSQFTLLWTFGYERENIAQHQRYKNRMDLNVEMTINHLTEEDAGTYFCHLKSGSKVVETGVVLEVTPTPDLTGDLCNATCISPQIQKAEAGESVTIKCPIIPDTSRFSLVWTFGYERENLSHHQRYKNRTKLGELNMEITISNLTKEDSGIYFCQCESISKATESGVVLEVIATPDHAGAGDNNQNWNIFKIIIGLETCIIIILLAVLIKCCFSGNYCQENKLKEEVEPQDLCYTEISTNRINQQPRTKRTEETITYTAIKHRE